The Acetonema longum DSM 6540 genome window below encodes:
- a CDS encoding CBO0543 family protein has translation MLLTVSGMPAETEIQKLLTSAHMEEWLQHDLFHLRWWLLLGLSIFVVAVWWKLLDKRRLPEIILYAVLMMLVMMGVDEYGEELTLWNYPFDLLPIFPVITAINLWILPLAFSLVYQNCSTRKSFALTTVLVAAFISFVFEPALTWWGYYQLLKWQYYYSFLVYLTVSFFIRWIVVRISSIGKKAKKQPC, from the coding sequence ATGTTATTAACCGTGTCAGGTATGCCCGCTGAGACCGAAATCCAAAAACTGCTTACTTCCGCACACATGGAAGAGTGGCTGCAGCATGACTTGTTCCATCTAAGGTGGTGGCTTCTGTTAGGTCTGTCCATTTTTGTGGTTGCAGTCTGGTGGAAGCTTCTTGACAAGCGGCGTCTTCCCGAAATTATATTGTATGCGGTGCTGATGATGTTAGTAATGATGGGTGTAGACGAATATGGCGAGGAATTGACCTTATGGAACTATCCCTTCGACCTACTGCCGATATTTCCGGTCATAACGGCTATAAACTTATGGATTTTGCCTCTGGCATTTTCGCTTGTTTATCAAAACTGCAGCACCCGGAAGAGCTTCGCCTTGACTACCGTACTGGTGGCCGCCTTCATTTCATTTGTCTTTGAGCCTGCCTTGACTTGGTGGGGCTATTATCAGTTGCTTAAATGGCAATATTACTATAGCTTTCTGGTATACCTGACTGTGTCTTTTTTTATCAGGTGGATAGTCGTCCGAATCTCCAGCATTGGAAAAAAGGCAAAGAAGCAGCCCTGTTAA